A window of the Streptomyces sp. NBC_00250 genome harbors these coding sequences:
- a CDS encoding acyl-CoA dehydrogenase family protein, with product MKPTTLVKQFGSPLYVYDLAQAAEAADALRGWLPQEATLFYSLKANPHPDVVRALREAGCRAEVSSVGELDAALLAGHAGPDTLYTGPGKTQDERARAVRAGCAFSAESLDDLRRIGATAQAAGTTVRCLLRVNGVTGAGSVGLRMTGAPSQFGFDLDTVDDWAARVTEVEGVELTGLHFFSMSNAADEEGLIQELMGSVRTAALLRSAHGLPVRLLDLGGGFGHPYAVPGDRPAYPALRAALEEALDTHLPDWRGDALEIAFESGRYLSGSCGRLLTGVIDVKRSKGRTFAVLDAGVNTLGGLAGLRRLPPVRAEVLPADDTAPDPADATRMTLVGPLCTPSDTLAIETTLPLPAPGALLSVPNTGAYGLTASLVGFLSRPAPVEVAVLGDSVVSATRLELRRTPAPVTGPRPGSPADRARRILPVVTGSAREVDADARFPAESLEALRDSGLMGLLVPEEYGGLGGGLAELSEVAQILASGCLSTAMIWAMHCQQTDAVVRFGTPRLKRTLLPRIAAGEVYLGSITSEKQTGGHLLTSASALRETPDGLVVERDAPICTGGAVADGFLLTMRDAEDADARRVTLVYADRDQLDVAVSGDWNPLGMRGTHSVALRLSGVIPPHQILGERGEFARIAVDGFIPLGHIGWASCWLGASRQALAELVAVFRSPRRPSSVDLTSELVAERLARIRMDNETVSAYLRQCQEEITRCRADGKDVAATSVQIHLNTLKVLASELSHRAADRCVELAGLALGYRADSPVPLERHLRDLRSASLNYSNDRLLTATGTLTLADRSVRLLGDPSTVSAPRTTGDTRPRHHRKNGERS from the coding sequence ATGAAGCCGACCACCCTGGTCAAGCAGTTCGGCAGCCCGCTGTACGTGTACGACCTCGCACAGGCCGCCGAGGCGGCCGACGCGCTGCGGGGTTGGCTGCCCCAAGAGGCCACCCTCTTCTACTCGCTCAAGGCCAACCCCCACCCGGACGTCGTCCGCGCCCTGCGCGAGGCCGGCTGCCGGGCCGAGGTGAGCTCGGTGGGCGAACTCGACGCCGCCCTGCTCGCCGGCCACGCCGGCCCGGACACCCTCTACACCGGACCGGGCAAGACCCAGGACGAACGCGCCCGCGCCGTACGGGCCGGGTGCGCCTTCTCCGCCGAGTCCCTCGACGACCTGCGGCGCATCGGCGCGACCGCCCAGGCCGCCGGCACCACCGTGCGGTGCCTGCTCCGCGTCAACGGCGTCACCGGCGCCGGATCGGTGGGCCTCCGCATGACCGGAGCCCCCTCGCAGTTCGGCTTCGACCTCGACACGGTCGACGACTGGGCGGCCCGCGTCACCGAGGTCGAGGGCGTCGAACTCACCGGCCTGCACTTCTTCTCGATGAGCAACGCCGCCGACGAGGAGGGCCTCATCCAGGAGCTGATGGGAAGCGTGCGCACCGCTGCCCTCCTCCGATCCGCACACGGCCTGCCCGTACGCCTCCTGGACCTCGGCGGTGGCTTCGGACACCCCTACGCCGTGCCCGGCGACCGGCCCGCCTACCCGGCACTGCGGGCCGCCCTGGAGGAGGCGCTCGACACGCACCTGCCCGACTGGCGGGGCGACGCCCTGGAGATCGCCTTCGAATCCGGCCGCTACCTCAGCGGTTCCTGTGGGCGGCTGCTGACCGGCGTCATCGACGTGAAGCGGAGCAAGGGCCGCACCTTCGCCGTGCTCGACGCCGGCGTGAACACCCTCGGCGGCCTCGCCGGACTCCGCCGTCTCCCACCGGTCCGCGCGGAGGTGCTCCCCGCGGACGACACGGCCCCCGACCCGGCGGACGCCACCCGGATGACCCTCGTCGGCCCGCTGTGCACACCGAGCGACACCCTCGCCATCGAGACCACCCTGCCCCTGCCCGCCCCCGGCGCGCTGCTCTCGGTTCCCAACACCGGTGCGTACGGGCTGACCGCGAGCCTCGTCGGCTTCCTGTCGAGGCCCGCCCCGGTGGAGGTCGCCGTCCTCGGGGACAGCGTCGTCTCCGCCACGCGGTTGGAGCTGCGCCGGACCCCCGCGCCGGTCACCGGACCCCGGCCCGGTTCCCCGGCGGACCGCGCGCGGCGGATCCTGCCCGTGGTCACCGGCAGCGCGCGCGAGGTCGACGCCGATGCGAGGTTCCCGGCCGAGTCCCTCGAAGCCCTCCGCGACAGCGGCCTGATGGGCCTCCTCGTGCCGGAGGAGTACGGCGGACTCGGCGGCGGTCTCGCCGAACTGTCCGAGGTCGCCCAGATCCTCGCCTCCGGATGTCTGTCCACCGCGATGATCTGGGCGATGCACTGCCAACAGACCGACGCCGTCGTACGGTTCGGCACACCCCGCCTGAAGCGCACCCTGCTGCCCCGGATCGCGGCGGGCGAGGTCTACCTCGGCTCGATCACCTCGGAGAAGCAGACCGGCGGCCACCTCCTCACCAGCGCCAGTGCCCTCCGCGAGACCCCGGACGGGCTCGTCGTGGAACGGGACGCGCCCATCTGCACCGGCGGCGCGGTCGCCGACGGCTTCCTGCTCACCATGCGCGACGCCGAGGACGCCGATGCCCGGCGCGTCACCCTGGTGTACGCCGACCGCGACCAGCTCGACGTGGCGGTCAGCGGCGACTGGAACCCGCTCGGCATGCGCGGAACACACAGCGTCGCCCTGCGGCTCAGCGGGGTGATCCCCCCGCACCAGATCCTCGGCGAGCGCGGCGAGTTCGCGCGGATCGCCGTCGACGGCTTCATACCGCTCGGCCACATCGGCTGGGCCTCCTGCTGGCTCGGCGCCTCCCGGCAGGCGCTCGCCGAACTCGTCGCCGTCTTCCGCTCGCCGCGCCGGCCGTCCTCCGTCGACCTGACCTCGGAGCTGGTCGCCGAGCGGCTCGCCCGCATCCGCATGGACAACGAGACGGTCAGCGCCTACCTGCGGCAGTGCCAGGAAGAGATCACCCGGTGCCGTGCGGACGGCAAGGACGTCGCCGCCACCTCCGTACAGATCCATCTGAACACCCTGAAGGTGCTGGCCTCGGAGCTCAGCCACCGGGCCGCCGACCGGTGCGTCGAACTCGCCGGCCTCGCACTCGGCTACCGGGCCGACTCACCCGTACCGCTGGAGCGGCACCTGCGCGACCTGCGCTCGGCGAGCCTCAACTACTCCAACGACCGCCTGCTGACAGCCACCGGGACGCTGACCCTCGCCGACCGCTCCGTACGGCTCCTCGGCGACCCCTCCACGGTGAGCGCCCCACGGACCACCGGCGACACCCGACCACGGCACCATCGAAAGAACGGAGAGCGATCGTGA
- a CDS encoding ABC transporter ATP-binding protein: MPFPSARAARAGLASRGARWSAILRLLPHAGKRLVAASLLLNLLLGLLPPVFLLAMSALLDRLPGSPADGAGSWSALGPLLAAAVAAFVLQQVLAPFQSAVGERVSRRVDGHCATRLISAGLSSAPMAAMEEQRTLDLLGDARNALERQGFTPGEAVAGLLALVARYTQLAGAATMVAVALSPAAGLIIAATALVIRFGQRGSLGRFALLMRELAGRRRKMTYVRTTASGLKAAKEISVLGLSGWFADRHRQETRAYLEPLWEGRRRLLFLPFVGLSLAGLAGGTTVLILLATTAAGGSLSLLALAVALQSILVPMRFGVYFSEADVQTQYGMQSYQSLREFERLAAGRAESDPRLGPAAPGRDTALRTDVPRLRDALRFEDVSFGYPSSGRTVLDHLDLEIEAGRSTAVVGLNGAGKTTLVKLLARFYDPTAGRVTVDGTDLRDLDPAAWQAQLAVIFQDYVRYELTLEENVAMGAPEAARSPEARAALERAVDLAGAREVVDALPAGADTVLSRQYGGGQDLSGGQWQRTALARALFAVESGARVLVLDEPTAQLDVRAEVEFFDRFLTMTKGVTSVVISHRFSTIRRADRIVVLEHGRVVESGTHDELMALDGRYAALFHLQAQRFDDAASDGTAPEHATSDTTACDDTLRENER, translated from the coding sequence ATGCCGTTTCCGTCCGCCCGCGCCGCCCGTGCAGGCCTGGCGTCCCGTGGGGCGCGCTGGTCCGCCATCCTGCGACTGCTCCCGCACGCGGGGAAGCGCCTCGTCGCGGCCTCGCTGCTCCTCAACCTCCTCCTCGGGCTTCTGCCGCCGGTCTTCCTGCTCGCGATGAGCGCTCTGCTCGACCGGTTGCCGGGCAGCCCCGCCGACGGTGCGGGGAGCTGGAGCGCCCTCGGGCCGCTCCTCGCGGCGGCCGTCGCCGCCTTCGTGCTCCAGCAGGTACTCGCCCCGTTCCAGTCCGCCGTCGGCGAGCGGGTGAGCCGGCGGGTCGACGGCCACTGCGCCACCCGCCTGATCTCCGCCGGACTCTCCTCGGCCCCCATGGCCGCCATGGAGGAGCAGCGGACACTCGACCTGCTCGGTGACGCCCGCAACGCCCTGGAGCGGCAGGGATTCACCCCGGGCGAGGCCGTCGCGGGCCTGCTCGCCCTGGTGGCGCGCTACACCCAACTGGCCGGGGCAGCCACCATGGTGGCGGTCGCGCTCTCGCCCGCAGCCGGACTGATCATCGCGGCCACCGCCCTCGTGATCCGCTTCGGACAGCGCGGCTCACTCGGCAGGTTCGCCCTCCTCATGCGCGAACTGGCCGGCCGACGACGCAAGATGACCTACGTGCGGACCACCGCCTCCGGGCTGAAGGCCGCCAAGGAGATCAGCGTCCTCGGACTGTCCGGCTGGTTCGCCGACCGGCACCGCCAGGAGACCCGCGCCTATCTCGAACCCCTCTGGGAAGGGCGCCGCCGCCTGCTCTTCCTCCCGTTCGTGGGACTCTCCCTCGCCGGGCTGGCCGGCGGCACCACCGTGCTGATCCTGCTCGCCACCACGGCCGCCGGGGGCTCGCTCTCGCTGCTCGCCCTGGCCGTGGCCCTGCAGAGCATCCTCGTCCCCATGCGGTTCGGCGTCTACTTTTCCGAGGCGGACGTCCAGACGCAGTACGGCATGCAGTCGTACCAGTCACTCCGGGAGTTCGAGCGGCTCGCGGCCGGCCGCGCCGAGAGCGACCCCCGGCTGGGCCCGGCGGCCCCCGGCCGCGATACCGCCCTGCGGACCGACGTGCCCCGGCTCCGCGACGCCCTCCGCTTCGAGGACGTGAGCTTCGGCTACCCCTCCTCCGGCCGGACCGTCCTCGACCACCTGGACCTGGAGATCGAGGCAGGGCGCTCCACCGCCGTCGTGGGCCTCAACGGCGCCGGCAAGACGACCTTGGTCAAGTTGCTCGCCCGGTTCTACGACCCCACCGCGGGCAGGGTGACGGTCGACGGCACCGACCTCCGGGACCTGGACCCGGCGGCCTGGCAGGCCCAGCTCGCGGTGATCTTCCAGGACTACGTACGGTACGAGCTCACCCTGGAGGAGAACGTCGCCATGGGCGCCCCCGAGGCCGCCCGATCCCCGGAAGCCCGGGCCGCCCTGGAGCGGGCCGTCGACCTGGCCGGCGCCCGCGAGGTCGTCGACGCCCTCCCGGCGGGGGCGGACACGGTGCTGTCCCGGCAGTACGGGGGCGGGCAGGACCTGTCCGGCGGACAGTGGCAGCGCACGGCGCTGGCGCGGGCCCTGTTCGCCGTGGAGTCGGGGGCCCGGGTGCTGGTGCTCGACGAACCGACCGCGCAGCTCGACGTCCGCGCGGAGGTCGAGTTCTTCGACCGATTCCTCACCATGACCAAGGGCGTGACCAGCGTGGTCATCTCCCACCGCTTCTCCACGATCCGCCGCGCGGACCGGATCGTCGTCCTGGAGCACGGCAGGGTCGTCGAGAGCGGGACCCACGACGAACTCATGGCTCTGGACGGGCGCTACGCCGCCCTGTTCCACCTCCAGGCCCAGCGCTTCGACGACGCGGCTTCGGACGGTACGGCCCCGGAACACGCAACCTCTGACACCACGGCTTGCGACGACACCCTGCGGGAGAACGAGCGATGA
- a CDS encoding phosphopantetheine-binding protein, whose protein sequence is MSTPWTPQFEEALRAHLPLLPADQDLAAHARLATLGLDSLATVQLLVGLEDALDVLIPDELLTPENFATPAALWTAVGGLLAPQP, encoded by the coding sequence GTGAGCACCCCATGGACGCCGCAGTTCGAGGAAGCGCTGCGCGCGCACCTTCCCCTCCTCCCGGCGGACCAGGACCTGGCAGCCCACGCCCGGCTGGCCACGCTGGGCCTCGACTCACTGGCCACGGTGCAGCTGCTGGTCGGCCTGGAGGACGCGCTCGACGTACTCATCCCCGACGAGCTCCTCACCCCGGAGAACTTCGCCACGCCCGCCGCCCTCTGGACGGCGGTCGGAGGACTGCTGGCGCCGCAGCCGTGA
- a CDS encoding cytochrome P450: protein MTIKEAHIDAVDIFDPMDPQLLKAPFAAYRRLRDQDPVAYLAPLDVWAVSRYADVRSVLAAPDAFSAARAFGRHAILTDSRRPGLQLNLRFSGDSGGVVSSTDGEDHARLRRMVARLMSKPRLDAVEAGVRAHVARILDALRDRSAFDVVDDLAKPVATKAIGDIIGLGDDTARSLAAWADLTARALDPGDELALAAAAPGMMLSNLTGARTVTSALDARVAGLPEGTGSGLVEAWRAADSQTAREETILSVLQLFQAGYETIVSALAHIVAGSVADRPRWAALAANPATLAGLIDEGTRLASPVRATFRTAVGRQQIGGTAVPDGARIMILIGSANRDERVFADPDRMRPERATPHVAFGAGPHRCLGRFLAQMESRHVLGELAAATRSVSALGGERVAANILKAGYDHLPVAVEWHR from the coding sequence GTGACGATCAAGGAGGCGCACATCGACGCCGTCGACATCTTCGATCCCATGGACCCGCAACTGCTCAAGGCACCGTTCGCGGCCTACCGGCGGCTACGCGACCAGGACCCGGTCGCGTATCTGGCCCCCCTGGACGTCTGGGCCGTGAGCCGGTACGCGGACGTCCGGAGCGTCCTCGCCGCCCCGGACGCCTTCTCGGCGGCGCGGGCCTTCGGCAGGCACGCGATCCTCACCGACTCCCGTCGGCCCGGACTCCAGCTGAACCTGCGGTTCTCCGGCGACTCCGGCGGCGTCGTCTCCTCCACCGACGGGGAGGACCACGCCCGTCTGCGCCGCATGGTGGCCAGGCTGATGAGCAAGCCCCGGCTCGACGCCGTCGAGGCGGGGGTGCGCGCGCACGTCGCTCGGATCCTCGACGCGCTCCGGGACCGCTCCGCCTTCGACGTCGTGGACGACCTCGCCAAGCCCGTTGCCACGAAGGCGATCGGGGACATCATCGGGCTCGGCGACGACACCGCGCGTTCCCTGGCCGCCTGGGCCGACCTGACCGCGCGCGCCCTCGACCCGGGCGACGAACTCGCCCTGGCGGCCGCGGCCCCGGGCATGATGCTCTCCAACCTCACCGGCGCGCGGACGGTGACGTCCGCGCTCGACGCCCGGGTCGCCGGGCTGCCGGAGGGGACCGGGAGCGGACTGGTGGAGGCATGGCGCGCGGCGGACTCGCAGACCGCGCGTGAGGAGACGATCCTCTCGGTCCTCCAGCTCTTCCAGGCCGGATACGAAACCATCGTGTCCGCGCTCGCCCACATCGTGGCCGGCTCCGTGGCCGACCGACCGCGATGGGCGGCACTCGCCGCGAACCCGGCGACGCTGGCCGGGCTGATCGACGAGGGCACGCGGCTCGCCTCACCCGTCCGCGCCACCTTCCGCACCGCGGTGGGCAGGCAGCAGATCGGCGGGACGGCCGTGCCCGACGGTGCGCGGATCATGATCCTGATCGGTTCGGCCAACCGCGACGAGCGGGTGTTCGCCGACCCCGACCGGATGCGCCCGGAGCGCGCGACGCCGCACGTCGCCTTCGGCGCGGGACCCCACCGGTGCCTCGGCCGGTTCCTGGCGCAGATGGAATCGAGGCACGTCCTGGGCGAGCTGGCCGCGGCCACGCGGAGCGTCTCGGCGCTCGGCGGGGAGCGGGTGGCCGCGAACATCCTCAAGGCCGGCTACGACCACCTGCCGGTCGCCGTCGAGTGGCACCGATGA
- a CDS encoding class I adenylate-forming enzyme family protein, with protein MPYVSECEFVHDLLDGAALRNPTATALSDASGDWTYADLRAASLRMARGLWQRGVRGGQRVLTQMPNRKELVALLYGASRVGAVLVPVTPEMKPFHLRSVLADTTPALVVTDGAHSERIAALNPAPIADIDDVWHDGRTAPAPPDGTGPRTSHDAALLIHTSGSTSVPKGVVCPHRQTVFAARSIDRVLRYRADDVVFLRLPLSFDYGLHQLFLAALSGARVVLAEAGSDLTLLRRLRDAGATVVPVVPALAQLLTHLATRDPGPTAVRLFTNTGAALTEPTGKALRVAFPSARVALMFGTTECKRVSILEPDGDLTRPGSVGRPIPGTAVDVVDEDGKPLPTGSEGEFVVRGPHVMAGYWNAPELTERRFRKDPRTGETVLHTGDHGHLDEDGHLYFSGRRDDIVKHRGTRVSVLEIEAAALDVPGVRAAAVVALGEDALALCVVADTAGTGPVVEGLAERLEQAKLPDQCLRFDALPLTPNGKTDYHRLSETVRETQQ; from the coding sequence ATGCCGTACGTATCGGAATGCGAATTTGTACACGACCTGCTCGACGGCGCGGCGCTGCGGAATCCGACCGCGACGGCTCTCTCCGATGCCTCCGGCGACTGGACCTACGCGGACCTCCGGGCGGCCAGCCTGCGCATGGCCCGCGGACTGTGGCAGCGGGGCGTGCGCGGCGGACAGCGCGTCCTCACCCAGATGCCCAACCGGAAGGAACTCGTCGCCCTGCTCTACGGCGCCTCCCGCGTCGGCGCCGTCCTGGTACCCGTCACCCCGGAGATGAAGCCGTTCCACCTACGGTCCGTCCTGGCGGACACCACACCGGCCCTGGTGGTCACCGACGGCGCGCACAGCGAGCGGATCGCAGCGCTGAACCCGGCGCCCATCGCCGACATCGACGACGTATGGCACGACGGCAGGACCGCACCCGCCCCGCCGGACGGCACCGGCCCCCGCACCTCGCACGACGCGGCCCTGCTCATCCACACCTCGGGCAGCACCTCGGTGCCCAAGGGCGTCGTCTGTCCCCACCGGCAGACGGTCTTCGCCGCGCGCTCCATCGACCGGGTGCTCCGCTACCGGGCCGACGACGTCGTCTTCCTGCGCCTGCCGCTCTCCTTCGACTACGGGCTCCATCAGCTCTTCCTCGCCGCGCTGAGCGGCGCGCGGGTGGTCCTCGCCGAGGCCGGAAGCGACCTGACGCTGCTGCGCCGACTGCGGGACGCGGGCGCCACCGTCGTCCCCGTCGTACCCGCCCTCGCCCAACTGCTCACCCACCTCGCCACGAGGGACCCCGGACCCACCGCCGTCCGCCTCTTCACCAACACCGGCGCGGCGCTCACCGAACCGACCGGCAAGGCGCTGCGCGTCGCGTTCCCCTCCGCCCGCGTGGCCCTCATGTTCGGCACCACGGAGTGCAAGCGCGTCTCCATCCTGGAACCGGACGGCGACCTGACCCGGCCCGGGTCGGTGGGCCGGCCGATCCCGGGCACGGCCGTCGACGTCGTGGACGAGGACGGCAAGCCCCTCCCGACGGGCAGCGAAGGGGAGTTCGTGGTGCGCGGGCCTCATGTGATGGCCGGGTACTGGAACGCGCCCGAGCTGACGGAGCGCCGATTCCGGAAGGACCCGCGGACCGGCGAGACGGTTCTGCACACCGGCGACCACGGGCACCTGGACGAGGACGGACACCTGTACTTCAGCGGTCGCCGGGACGACATCGTCAAGCACCGCGGCACCCGGGTCAGCGTGCTGGAGATCGAGGCCGCCGCCCTCGACGTCCCCGGGGTCCGGGCCGCCGCCGTGGTCGCCCTCGGCGAGGACGCGCTGGCCCTCTGCGTGGTCGCGGACACGGCCGGTACCGGCCCGGTCGTCGAGGGCCTGGCCGAGCGGCTCGAACAGGCCAAGCTCCCCGACCAGTGCCTGCGGTTCGACGCCTTGCCGCTCACCCCCAACGGCAAGACGGACTACCACAGGCTGTCCGAGACAGTGAGGGAAACCCAGCAATGA
- a CDS encoding ABC transporter ATP-binding protein: MKSLADALRTMLVLAARTDPRRLAGSVLLLLTGLLATPAVALLLRAFTEAALAGPARTAVWLGLAIAGALVVELMMGHFAHLLYFELGELQEAALHEELLAVTNGTPGLEHLESPEFADAVTLVRDELANTRSALESTLQLGGLALQSLVTTVILGTLDPWLMLLPLAAVPPVLIGRRAQALVDRAREATAEHTRRGRHLVTLATSAESVKELRLYGAEREVTRRQTASWETVSAVLGRAQLRAAALRGCGQLVFGCAFGAAILVVVRQALDGRAGIGDVVLLIALAAQVGVQVANALGLLTLLHGAGRTLDRLDRLRTWPTGTARPAGSPLETGGAVVPGRLTEGIRLENVGFSYAGSGRPVLRGIDFTIPAGSTLALVGENGAGKSTLVKLLCGLYQPTEGRILVDGVDLRDLPPEEWTAKVAPLFQDFARLELLVRENIGIGAVGSIGDDETLGAAVDLAGARGTLGRVEGGLDGLLGRGYGDGVELSGGQWQSLGLARSLVRESPLLLMFDEPASALDATAEHAVFERFGDAALRARHGAGAVTLFVSHRFSTVRMAERIVVLGDGRVQESGSHEELMERRGVYAELFDLQARVYL, from the coding sequence ATGAAGTCCCTGGCCGACGCCCTCCGCACGATGCTGGTGCTCGCCGCCCGCACCGACCCCCGTCGGCTCGCCGGCTCCGTCCTGCTGCTGCTGACCGGGCTCCTCGCCACCCCCGCCGTCGCCCTCCTGCTCCGGGCGTTCACCGAGGCCGCGCTCGCCGGGCCCGCCCGCACCGCCGTCTGGCTGGGGCTCGCCATCGCAGGCGCCCTCGTCGTCGAGTTGATGATGGGCCACTTCGCCCACCTGCTCTACTTCGAGCTCGGCGAACTCCAGGAAGCCGCCCTGCACGAGGAACTCCTCGCCGTGACCAACGGCACCCCGGGCCTCGAACACCTCGAAAGCCCGGAGTTCGCCGACGCCGTGACGCTCGTCCGCGACGAACTGGCGAACACCCGGTCCGCCCTCGAATCGACCCTGCAGCTCGGCGGCCTCGCCCTCCAGTCGCTCGTGACCACCGTCATCCTCGGCACCCTCGACCCCTGGCTCATGCTGCTGCCCCTCGCAGCCGTGCCGCCGGTCCTGATCGGACGCCGGGCCCAGGCCCTCGTCGACCGCGCGCGGGAGGCCACCGCCGAGCACACCCGGCGAGGCCGGCACCTGGTGACCCTGGCGACCTCCGCCGAGTCCGTGAAGGAGCTGCGGCTCTACGGCGCCGAACGCGAGGTGACGCGGCGGCAGACCGCGAGCTGGGAGACCGTCTCCGCGGTGCTGGGCCGGGCCCAGCTGCGGGCCGCCGCCCTGCGCGGCTGCGGACAACTCGTCTTCGGCTGCGCCTTCGGGGCCGCGATCCTGGTGGTCGTCCGCCAGGCCCTTGACGGCCGGGCCGGCATCGGGGACGTCGTCCTGCTCATCGCGCTGGCGGCCCAGGTCGGCGTGCAGGTCGCCAACGCCCTCGGTCTGCTCACCCTGCTCCACGGAGCGGGCCGCACCCTCGACCGGCTCGACCGGCTGCGCACCTGGCCCACCGGCACCGCCCGGCCGGCCGGAAGCCCTCTGGAGACCGGCGGGGCCGTGGTCCCCGGGCGGCTGACCGAAGGCATACGCCTGGAGAACGTCGGATTCAGTTATGCCGGCAGCGGCCGCCCGGTCCTGCGCGGAATCGACTTCACCATTCCCGCCGGGAGCACCCTCGCCCTGGTGGGCGAGAACGGCGCCGGAAAGAGCACCCTGGTGAAACTGCTCTGCGGGCTCTATCAGCCCACCGAGGGCCGAATCCTGGTCGACGGCGTCGATCTCCGGGACCTTCCCCCGGAAGAGTGGACTGCCAAAGTGGCCCCGCTCTTCCAGGACTTCGCACGTCTGGAATTGCTCGTGCGGGAGAACATCGGCATCGGCGCCGTCGGCTCCATCGGCGACGACGAGACCCTCGGCGCGGCCGTGGACCTGGCCGGCGCCCGCGGAACCCTCGGCCGGGTGGAGGGCGGTCTCGACGGTCTGCTCGGCCGCGGCTACGGAGACGGTGTCGAACTGTCCGGAGGCCAGTGGCAGAGCCTCGGGCTCGCCCGTTCGCTGGTCCGCGAGTCGCCCCTGCTCCTGATGTTCGACGAACCGGCCTCGGCCCTGGACGCGACCGCCGAGCACGCCGTGTTCGAGCGCTTCGGCGACGCGGCGCTGCGGGCCCGGCACGGTGCTGGCGCCGTGACCCTCTTCGTCTCCCACCGGTTCTCCACGGTCCGCATGGCGGAACGGATCGTCGTGCTGGGCGACGGCCGGGTCCAGGAGTCCGGAAGCCACGAGGAACTCATGGAACGCCGCGGCGTCTATGCCGAACTCTTCGACCTCCAGGCCCGCGTGTACCTGTGA
- a CDS encoding condensation domain-containing protein, which translates to MNDTLDRTGEHQVLVTSARDGQAPLTWAQRLQWDDTEWLKPHDHYYNQYRVLAVPEGCGPPELLECLRVVMSRHESLRTRFPLDADGTPRQRLSAADELAVPVYRAVDPDRDPAAAVSELAARLRGRSFDLTHELPLRCAVLEHDGRPRHLVLVVSHVAIDHTGLGLLTDELESLLSGRTTPAELQPVGRRPFEQAAEEAGAVSRRRSAAALDYWAEILRAAPATTFDPPGGAPPPLDDPLRFGQVSMSSPALTRACRTVADRLGVSGTTVVMAALNAVLGGLTGRERVPLKLIASNRGPAELRTTVGITIASCVTLVPTGGRSFAEIVRDTGHAALRAYRKVPCDTVLLSALRAEVAAERGVPRIDLACGFNDLRAARPPSGDPADGGAHAGPAAPTRFTWDGNRPRQEVTLWYWVNEVDGVDVHHALVDLWYLPAERTEELLRNVERIVVEAAGESTPG; encoded by the coding sequence GTGAACGACACCCTCGACCGCACCGGGGAGCACCAGGTCCTCGTCACCTCGGCCCGCGACGGACAGGCGCCGCTCACCTGGGCGCAGCGCCTCCAGTGGGACGACACCGAGTGGCTGAAGCCGCACGACCACTACTACAACCAGTACCGGGTGCTGGCCGTCCCCGAGGGCTGCGGACCGCCCGAACTCCTGGAGTGTCTGCGGGTGGTGATGAGTCGGCACGAGAGTCTGCGCACCAGGTTCCCGCTGGACGCCGACGGCACCCCCCGGCAGCGGCTCTCCGCCGCGGACGAACTGGCCGTGCCCGTCTACCGGGCCGTCGACCCCGACCGGGACCCGGCGGCCGCGGTGAGCGAGCTGGCCGCGCGGCTGCGCGGCCGAAGTTTCGACCTCACCCACGAACTGCCCCTGCGATGCGCGGTCCTGGAACACGACGGCAGGCCCCGGCATCTGGTCCTGGTCGTCTCCCACGTGGCCATCGACCACACCGGGCTCGGCCTGCTGACCGACGAGCTGGAGTCGCTGCTCTCCGGCCGCACCACCCCGGCGGAGCTGCAGCCCGTCGGCCGCCGGCCCTTCGAACAGGCCGCCGAAGAGGCGGGGGCGGTGAGCCGACGCCGTTCCGCCGCCGCGCTCGACTACTGGGCCGAGATCCTCCGCGCCGCCCCGGCCACCACCTTCGACCCGCCCGGCGGGGCCCCGCCGCCGCTCGACGACCCGCTCCGCTTCGGCCAGGTCAGCATGAGCTCACCCGCTCTCACCCGCGCCTGCCGCACCGTCGCGGACCGGCTCGGGGTCAGCGGCACCACCGTCGTGATGGCCGCGCTCAACGCCGTCCTGGGCGGCCTCACCGGCCGCGAGCGGGTGCCGCTCAAACTCATCGCCTCGAACCGGGGCCCGGCCGAGCTGCGCACCACCGTCGGCATCACCATCGCCAGCTGCGTGACGCTGGTGCCCACCGGCGGTAGGAGCTTCGCGGAGATCGTCCGGGACACCGGGCACGCGGCCCTGCGTGCCTACCGCAAGGTGCCGTGCGACACGGTCCTGCTGTCGGCCCTGCGCGCGGAGGTGGCCGCGGAACGCGGAGTGCCGCGCATCGACCTCGCGTGCGGCTTCAACGACCTGCGTGCCGCCCGGCCGCCGTCCGGCGACCCCGCGGACGGCGGCGCTCACGCCGGCCCGGCGGCCCCGACCCGCTTCACCTGGGACGGCAACCGTCCCCGCCAGGAGGTCACCCTCTGGTACTGGGTGAACGAGGTGGACGGTGTCGACGTCCACCACGCCCTGGTCGACCTCTGGTACCTCCCGGCGGAGCGCACCGAGGAACTGCTGCGGAACGTGGAGCGGATCGTGGTCGAGGCCGCGGGAGAGAGCACCCCCGGATGA